One Argonema galeatum A003/A1 genomic region harbors:
- a CDS encoding glycosyltransferase family 2 protein — translation MTEKNILPNQPEWELPNHKIDEFFAKRSRYCVCIPVINEGLKIRTQLDRMRGISKDFDVIIADGGSTDNSLALDVISELGVRTLLTKQDSGKLSAQMRMAFAYAMQQGYDGIIAIDGNNKDDPEPIPTFAQALDTGFDHIQGSRFIKGGKEINTPWIRLMAVKLIHAPLISLAAGFRYTDTTNGFRAYSRKFLLDPRVAPFREVFSGYELHYYLAIRAARLGFRVKELPVCRRYPSKGPVPTKISPIKGNLIVMKTLLKACLHRYNPPSTNN, via the coding sequence ATGACTGAAAAAAACATCTTGCCAAATCAACCAGAATGGGAACTTCCCAACCACAAAATTGATGAATTTTTTGCCAAGCGGAGTCGATACTGTGTCTGCATTCCCGTCATCAACGAGGGGTTAAAGATCCGCACTCAGTTAGACCGCATGAGAGGCATATCCAAAGATTTCGATGTTATTATTGCCGATGGCGGTAGCACCGATAATTCCCTAGCTTTGGATGTCATATCTGAGTTAGGTGTACGCACCTTGCTGACCAAACAAGATTCTGGTAAACTGAGCGCTCAGATGCGGATGGCTTTTGCCTATGCCATGCAGCAGGGATACGATGGAATAATTGCTATTGATGGTAACAATAAAGACGACCCAGAACCAATTCCTACTTTCGCGCAAGCACTTGATACGGGATTCGATCACATTCAAGGTTCGCGCTTTATCAAAGGGGGAAAAGAAATTAATACCCCGTGGATAAGGTTAATGGCAGTCAAATTAATTCACGCTCCTTTAATTAGTCTTGCCGCCGGTTTTCGATATACTGATACTACCAATGGCTTCCGCGCTTACAGCCGTAAGTTCTTGTTAGATCCGAGAGTAGCGCCTTTTCGCGAGGTATTTTCAGGTTACGAACTGCACTACTATCTGGCAATTCGAGCCGCTCGTTTAGGTTTTCGAGTTAAAGAGTTGCCAGTATGTCGTCGATATCCATCAAAAGGGCCAGTTCCTACTAAAATTAGTCCGATCAAGGGAAATCTCATAGTTATGAAAACTTTACTCAAAGCCTGTCTGCATAGATATAATCCACCTTCTACAAACAACTAA
- a CDS encoding 3'(2'),5'-bisphosphate nucleotidase CysQ family protein — protein sequence MTVLKYLGENRFEGLEEVAALARSVAWGAADILRSFYRGEAHTGDLDIQEKKDGPVTAADVVANHYILDNLQASFGLQDFGYLSEETYKFQSKGVLSSPLPEPWIWIVDPLDGTRDFIDKTGEYAVQIALVYEGRPIVAAVAWPETEKLYYATKGGGTFVETRDGQVTPVRVSSRHNLEDLSIVVSRTHRDDRFNNLLQQLPCKNKKYVGSVGCKIVTIIEQQADIYISLSGKSAPKDWDMAAPELILTEAGGKFTYLDGSPLKYNRGDVNQWGCLIATNGHCHEELCAQAKEVLEKLDS from the coding sequence GTGACAGTATTAAAATATTTAGGCGAAAACCGATTTGAAGGATTAGAGGAAGTAGCAGCTCTCGCTCGCTCAGTTGCTTGGGGCGCAGCAGACATCCTCCGGTCTTTCTATCGCGGCGAAGCCCACACCGGCGACCTGGATATTCAAGAAAAAAAGGATGGCCCGGTTACAGCTGCTGATGTGGTCGCCAACCACTACATCTTGGACAATTTGCAAGCTTCTTTCGGATTGCAAGACTTTGGTTATTTAAGCGAAGAGACGTATAAATTTCAGTCCAAAGGAGTATTGTCATCCCCTTTACCAGAACCTTGGATTTGGATCGTTGACCCTTTAGATGGCACGCGAGACTTTATTGACAAGACAGGCGAATACGCTGTTCAGATTGCCTTAGTATACGAAGGGCGTCCAATAGTGGCAGCGGTTGCATGGCCCGAAACTGAAAAGCTGTACTATGCGACTAAAGGCGGTGGGACATTTGTGGAAACTCGCGATGGACAGGTAACGCCAGTGCGGGTGTCCTCGCGCCACAATCTTGAGGATTTATCTATAGTCGTCAGTCGCACCCACCGAGACGATCGCTTCAATAATCTCTTGCAGCAATTGCCTTGCAAAAATAAAAAATATGTTGGCAGTGTAGGTTGCAAAATCGTCACTATTATCGAACAGCAGGCAGATATCTACATCTCTCTTTCCGGCAAATCTGCACCGAAAGACTGGGACATGGCTGCTCCAGAACTCATTTTGACAGAAGCTGGCGGCAAATTCACTTACCTAGATGGTTCTCCCCTGAAATACAATCGCGGAGATGTGAATCAGTGGGGTTGTTTGATAGCTACCAACGGTCATTGCCATGAGGAACTGTGCGCCCAAGCTAAAGAAGTTCTGGAAAAGCTGGACAGTTGA
- a CDS encoding sugar kinase, whose protein sequence is MARQGLFVGLLTLDFLYLAAGSPTNNQKIVATDYTVAAGGPATNAAVTFSYLGDRATLLGVVGTHAITHLIRADLQSHNVEIKDLDSARLEPPPVSSIIVTQATGERSVISINATKSQGHTQNVSPDIVFGIDIVLIDGHQMQIGQTMVELAKSKNIPVVIDGGSWKPGFEKLLPFVDYAVCSANFYPPGCQNEQEAIIYLSSQGIPHIAITQGEKPIHYISQGTPGWVEVPKIKAVDTLGAGDVFHGAFCHYILRQNFTAALASAAKVASLSCQFFGTRRWMESSKKPGFT, encoded by the coding sequence ATGGCAAGACAGGGACTATTTGTAGGACTGTTAACTTTAGACTTCCTCTATCTGGCGGCAGGTTCCCCAACTAACAACCAAAAAATTGTAGCGACTGACTATACGGTTGCAGCGGGTGGTCCGGCAACGAATGCAGCGGTGACATTTAGTTATTTGGGCGATCGGGCCACCCTTTTGGGCGTAGTTGGCACTCACGCGATTACTCACCTGATCCGAGCTGATTTACAAAGTCACAATGTTGAGATAAAAGACCTTGATTCGGCTCGATTGGAACCGCCGCCGGTATCTTCTATCATCGTTACTCAAGCTACAGGAGAGCGGTCTGTGATTTCCATCAACGCTACTAAATCCCAAGGTCACACGCAAAATGTTTCTCCCGACATTGTGTTTGGAATCGATATTGTGTTAATAGACGGACACCAGATGCAAATTGGACAAACAATGGTAGAGTTAGCTAAATCAAAAAATATCCCGGTTGTAATAGATGGGGGCAGCTGGAAGCCCGGATTTGAAAAGTTATTGCCCTTTGTCGATTACGCTGTTTGTTCGGCTAACTTTTATCCACCAGGTTGCCAAAATGAGCAGGAGGCAATTATCTATCTTTCATCTCAGGGAATTCCACATATCGCCATCACCCAGGGAGAAAAACCGATTCACTATATTTCACAAGGTACGCCGGGGTGGGTGGAAGTTCCCAAAATAAAAGCTGTCGATACGCTGGGTGCTGGCGATGTTTTCCACGGTGCCTTCTGTCATTACATTCTGCGCCAAAATTTTACTGCCGCCTTAGCATCGGCGGCTAAAGTTGCTTCCCTAAGCTGTCAATTTTTTGGAACTCGTCGGTGGATGGAGTCATCAAAGAAACCCGGTTTTACGTAG
- a CDS encoding class I SAM-dependent methyltransferase has protein sequence MNLRPNQRTKLDDTDDSLFYSFPRFVTHVDEGFIQQLTDLYRERLKPNTRIFDMMSSWVSHLPDEIQFSHVEGHGLNEEELARNPRLNHYFVQNLNDNPKLPLPNEEFDAVLNCVSVQYVQYPEAIFSEIHRILKPDGIAIISFSNRMFSQKAIAAWRDGSETSRVELVRRYFESVPGFSTPEVIIRASTAPSFLQWMGVGGGDPFYAVIASRLQ, from the coding sequence ATGAACCTCCGACCAAATCAACGCACCAAACTAGACGATACAGATGATAGTCTGTTCTACTCTTTCCCGCGTTTCGTCACTCACGTTGACGAAGGCTTTATCCAACAACTGACGGATTTGTACCGGGAACGCCTCAAGCCTAACACCCGCATTTTTGATATGATGAGCAGTTGGGTTTCCCATCTACCAGATGAGATCCAATTTTCTCATGTGGAAGGTCATGGACTTAACGAAGAGGAACTGGCGCGTAATCCCCGGCTAAATCATTACTTTGTCCAAAATTTGAACGACAACCCCAAGTTACCTCTGCCGAATGAAGAATTTGATGCCGTCCTAAATTGCGTTTCCGTCCAGTATGTACAATATCCAGAAGCAATTTTTTCCGAAATTCATCGCATCCTGAAACCCGATGGAATAGCCATTATCAGCTTCTCCAATCGAATGTTTTCGCAGAAAGCAATTGCTGCGTGGCGCGATGGTTCGGAAACCAGCCGAGTTGAACTGGTAAGACGCTATTTTGAGTCGGTGCCGGGATTTAGCACGCCGGAAGTTATTATCCGCGCTTCTACGGCTCCCAGCTTCTTACAATGGATGGGGGTTGGCGGTGGCGATCCGTTCTATGCGGTAATTGCCTCTCGCTTGCAGTAG
- a CDS encoding FAD-dependent oxidoreductase, giving the protein MRYVVEGSTLLRQIGLSTQIFPKKLLLGDSIRYNSLEAFWSEELTIINSPVFYPGGESVKASNSDNPSCYDAVVIGGGFFGCRIALYLKEHLNKVLIVEQEADILQRASYANQARVHNGYHYPRSILTALRSRVNFPRFVSEYRECIDTSFDKYYAIGKTISKVTANQFKIFCQRIDAFIEPAPPNITNLFNSTVTEGVFSTKEYAFNAVKLKHRMLNDLETAGVKLSVNSKVIKVQNTDNLGIKVFIESSETFDIVTTKYVFNCTYSAINQILHNSHLPTIPLKHELAEMALVEVPEPLRNLGITVMCGPFFSIMPFPARGLHTLSHVRYTPHCFWQDKDADVKTVNPKVGNKTNYPYMIRDAERYMPILKDCRYADSLWEVKTILPQSEVDDSRPILFKKHHGLKNFYCVLGGKIDNIYDVPPELKFLELTRGVI; this is encoded by the coding sequence GTGCGTTACGTGGTGGAAGGCAGTACCCTACTGCGCCAGATCGGCCTTTCTACACAAATTTTTCCAAAAAAACTTCTGCTAGGAGACAGTATTAGGTATAATTCACTAGAAGCATTTTGGTCTGAAGAGTTGACAATAATAAATTCACCAGTCTTTTATCCTGGCGGGGAGAGCGTCAAAGCATCCAATTCTGACAACCCTTCCTGCTATGACGCAGTTGTCATCGGCGGCGGCTTTTTCGGTTGCCGAATTGCGCTGTATCTAAAAGAACATCTCAACAAAGTACTCATTGTTGAACAAGAAGCTGACATTCTCCAACGCGCATCTTATGCTAATCAAGCTAGAGTTCACAATGGTTACCACTATCCGCGCAGTATATTGACTGCTTTGCGTTCCAGAGTTAACTTTCCTAGATTTGTCAGCGAATACCGAGAATGTATTGATACCAGCTTTGATAAATATTATGCGATCGGTAAAACCATCTCAAAAGTAACTGCCAATCAATTTAAGATATTTTGTCAGCGAATTGACGCTTTTATAGAACCAGCGCCTCCAAACATCACCAACCTTTTTAACAGCACCGTAACTGAAGGAGTCTTTTCTACTAAAGAGTATGCCTTTAATGCCGTAAAGCTCAAACATAGAATGTTGAATGACCTGGAAACAGCAGGCGTAAAACTTAGCGTCAATTCAAAAGTTATCAAAGTACAAAATACCGATAACTTAGGCATCAAAGTTTTTATCGAATCTTCAGAAACCTTCGACATAGTTACAACAAAATACGTCTTTAACTGCACTTATTCAGCCATCAACCAAATTCTTCATAATTCTCATCTGCCAACAATTCCCCTGAAGCACGAGTTAGCTGAAATGGCATTGGTAGAAGTTCCCGAACCGCTTCGCAATCTCGGTATTACAGTTATGTGCGGGCCATTCTTTTCCATCATGCCTTTTCCAGCAAGAGGACTGCACACCCTCAGTCACGTTCGGTATACTCCCCACTGTTTTTGGCAAGACAAAGACGCTGATGTAAAAACAGTTAATCCTAAAGTTGGAAATAAAACTAACTACCCATACATGATCAGAGATGCAGAAAGATATATGCCGATTCTTAAAGACTGTAGATACGCCGACTCTCTGTGGGAAGTCAAAACAATTCTGCCTCAAAGTGAAGTAGATGATAGCCGACCGATTTTATTTAAAAAACATCACGGCTTAAAAAACTTTTATTGTGTATTGGGTGGTAAAATTGACAATATTTATGATGTTCCCCCTGAACTTAAATTTTTAGAGCTAACAAGAGGCGTAATCTAA
- a CDS encoding glycosyltransferase family 2 protein yields MAIYDFFVSVVAPLSNDSKIVRHFVAEVMQVLRDNYANYELVLVNDGSEDDTSEQVAALLKEYECIRLVNLSRSFGTDVAISSGLDSVIGDFVVVMLPESDPPELIPELILQARNGYDILIGIRKNRSGEPLWMRAGANLFYWSCKRIFKIPLIKNATQFRVLSRAVVNAIIQVNDKYRYLRLLSFYVGYRSRTFTYETIKRYRKPKGKGFLENVDIALQVIVVNSVRPLRFASYLGLIASIFNILYIGYIGIIYLFKENVAEGWVTISFQNALMFFCISMVLTILSEYVGFIFDRLKGWPAYYIAEEKNSSVLIADRDRRNVVKSSENIQV; encoded by the coding sequence ATGGCAATTTATGATTTTTTCGTTTCGGTAGTTGCTCCACTTTCTAACGACTCAAAAATTGTTAGACATTTTGTTGCCGAAGTAATGCAAGTATTGCGGGATAATTATGCTAACTACGAACTGGTTTTAGTTAACGATGGTTCGGAAGATGACACCTCCGAACAGGTAGCCGCACTATTAAAAGAATATGAATGTATTCGATTAGTTAATCTCTCTAGAAGTTTTGGGACTGATGTTGCAATTTCCTCTGGATTAGATTCTGTGATTGGAGACTTTGTAGTCGTGATGCTTCCTGAATCCGATCCGCCAGAACTGATACCAGAACTCATTTTACAAGCTCGAAACGGTTATGATATTCTCATCGGCATTCGCAAAAATCGTTCTGGCGAACCCCTGTGGATGAGAGCGGGTGCAAATTTATTTTATTGGAGTTGCAAACGAATTTTTAAAATACCGCTCATCAAAAACGCGACGCAGTTTCGGGTATTGAGTAGAGCAGTTGTAAATGCAATAATTCAAGTTAACGATAAATATCGTTACTTACGTCTCCTAAGTTTCTACGTTGGTTACAGAAGCCGAACTTTTACCTACGAAACCATCAAAAGATACAGAAAACCAAAAGGAAAAGGCTTCTTAGAAAATGTTGATATCGCTTTGCAGGTAATTGTCGTAAACTCTGTGCGACCGTTGCGATTTGCCAGTTACTTAGGACTGATTGCGAGTATTTTCAATATACTCTACATCGGTTATATTGGGATTATTTACCTATTTAAAGAAAACGTTGCAGAAGGATGGGTGACTATATCGTTTCAAAACGCTCTGATGTTTTTTTGCATCTCAATGGTGCTGACTATTCTGTCTGAGTATGTGGGATTCATATTCGATCGGTTGAAAGGATGGCCAGCGTATTATATTGCGGAGGAGAAAAATAGTTCAGTTTTAATAGCCGATCGCGATCGCAGAAATGTCGTGAAAAGCTCAGAGAATATACAAGTTTAG
- a CDS encoding bifunctional diguanylate cyclase/phosphodiesterase: MKEVIRNLFAPGNFIAHGHCYLWHSGLVWLHILSDTLIALAYYSIPLMLLYFLYKRQDVPFKSLFWLFGAFMVASGTTHILEVWTVWHPNYWLSGSFKAFTAILSLYTAASVFPLIPKVLALPSPAQLEAANQKLEREIMEREQAEADLKESEALFRSIFEGASIGIEIIDLTGRTVARNQSLQQMLGYSKNLKSHPPKDDNYEEWKLRKRSRHQIDNRYLFWERDRYQMEKRYLCKDGQLMWCHVTGYLVRDNTGDPQFGIRMVEDVTEHKQALKELQHYQERLEDMVGERTAFLAKANEQLSWEATHDALTGLINRREFEQRLESAVAGARNQNQQHTLCYLDLDRFKIVNDTCGHAAGDELLRQISALLQTHVRHTDVLARLGGDEFALLLYNCSVKQGLQLAHLLQQAIQTFRFVWQDKTFSLGVSIGVVPFTSPLTYGDALLQSVEKVLCAADAACYQAKNSGRNCVHLYQPDDEELAQQRDQKQWIDRINQAVSEKDLDKNERDCLEKSELAHNQFCLYYQPIVSLSSHQFVREYHEVLLRLVDEKGEVIPPMAFLPTAERYNLMPTIDRWVIGTLFGILAQQSWEIQSRSIYAINLSTATVNDDRFINFLQEQFSLHKILPQSICFEISESVAIANVSQTTKLINSLKALDCRVALDDFGSGISSFAYLKQLPLDYLKIAGNLIEEVLDDTMTCEMVKAINKISHVMDIQTIATFVTNDSILEKVTSMGIDYAQGYGISAPHPVIFRPSRRYEETLLQRRCS, encoded by the coding sequence ATGAAGGAAGTAATAAGAAACTTGTTTGCTCCCGGAAATTTTATCGCCCACGGGCACTGCTACCTGTGGCATTCAGGGTTGGTTTGGCTGCACATCCTGTCTGATACCCTGATTGCACTGGCGTATTATTCAATTCCGCTCATGCTGCTCTACTTCCTCTACAAGCGACAAGATGTGCCGTTCAAATCGCTGTTCTGGCTGTTTGGGGCTTTTATGGTTGCCAGCGGCACAACCCATATATTGGAAGTTTGGACGGTTTGGCATCCAAATTATTGGCTCTCCGGTAGCTTTAAAGCATTTACTGCCATACTTTCCCTGTATACGGCGGCGTCAGTTTTTCCCTTAATTCCCAAAGTATTAGCACTCCCAAGTCCGGCTCAACTGGAGGCGGCCAACCAAAAACTGGAACGGGAAATAATGGAGCGCGAGCAGGCAGAAGCAGATCTTAAAGAGAGCGAGGCACTATTCCGGTCAATTTTTGAGGGAGCCAGCATCGGTATAGAAATCATAGACCTGACAGGACGAACTGTGGCAAGGAACCAGTCTCTTCAGCAGATGCTGGGATACAGCAAAAATCTGAAATCGCATCCTCCCAAGGATGACAATTATGAAGAATGGAAGCTTAGAAAACGATCGCGTCACCAGATAGATAATCGTTACTTGTTTTGGGAGCGCGATCGCTACCAGATGGAAAAGCGTTACCTTTGCAAAGATGGGCAGCTAATGTGGTGCCACGTTACTGGTTACCTAGTACGCGATAACACAGGCGACCCGCAATTCGGCATTCGCATGGTAGAAGATGTCACCGAACACAAGCAGGCTCTAAAAGAATTACAGCATTACCAAGAACGCTTGGAAGATATGGTGGGAGAGCGTACCGCCTTCCTCGCCAAGGCGAACGAACAGCTCAGCTGGGAGGCTACTCACGATGCGCTCACCGGATTAATTAACCGCCGTGAATTTGAGCAGCGTCTAGAATCAGCCGTAGCAGGTGCCAGAAACCAGAATCAACAGCATACCCTGTGCTATCTCGACCTAGATAGATTCAAAATTGTTAACGATACTTGCGGTCATGCAGCTGGAGACGAGCTGCTGCGTCAAATCAGCGCTCTTTTGCAAACTCACGTGCGTCATACGGATGTTCTAGCGCGACTGGGCGGCGATGAATTTGCTTTGCTGCTTTACAATTGTTCTGTGAAGCAGGGACTTCAACTTGCCCATTTACTGCAACAAGCTATCCAGACATTTCGGTTTGTATGGCAGGATAAAACTTTCAGCCTTGGTGTCAGTATCGGAGTGGTGCCCTTCACTAGCCCCCTGACTTATGGCGATGCGCTGCTACAAAGTGTAGAAAAGGTGTTGTGCGCGGCTGATGCCGCTTGCTACCAAGCTAAAAACAGCGGACGGAATTGCGTACACCTCTACCAACCTGACGATGAGGAACTAGCGCAACAGCGCGATCAAAAGCAATGGATCGATCGGATTAATCAGGCAGTCAGCGAAAAAGATCTGGATAAAAATGAGAGGGATTGTCTTGAGAAATCAGAACTGGCACATAACCAGTTTTGCTTGTACTATCAACCCATAGTTTCGCTTTCTTCTCATCAATTTGTGAGGGAATATCACGAGGTTTTGTTACGCTTGGTAGATGAGAAAGGTGAGGTAATTCCGCCAATGGCATTTCTCCCAACTGCTGAACGCTATAACCTCATGCCAACCATTGACCGTTGGGTGATCGGTACTTTATTTGGCATACTGGCGCAGCAGAGTTGGGAAATCCAAAGTCGTAGTATATATGCGATAAATCTTTCTACAGCTACTGTTAACGACGATCGCTTTATTAATTTTCTCCAAGAGCAGTTCTCGCTCCACAAAATCTTGCCTCAGTCGATCTGCTTTGAAATTAGTGAAAGCGTTGCTATAGCCAATGTCAGTCAAACAACCAAACTCATAAACTCTCTCAAGGCTTTAGATTGTCGAGTAGCTTTAGACGATTTCGGTAGCGGGATATCTTCTTTTGCTTATCTCAAGCAACTACCTTTGGATTATTTGAAAATTGCGGGAAATTTAATCGAGGAGGTACTGGATGACACAATGACTTGCGAGATGGTGAAAGCGATTAATAAAATCAGTCATGTGATGGACATTCAGACAATTGCCACATTTGTCACGAACGACTCTATCCTGGAAAAGGTAACATCTATGGGAATAGATTATGCTCAGGGTTATGGTATTTCGGCTCCACATCCGGTAATATTTAGACCAAGCCGGAGATACGAAGAAACGTTGCTCCAAAGGCGCTGTTCTTGA
- a CDS encoding sugar phosphate isomerase/epimerase family protein → MKIAISNIAWQVHEEEAIASLMQNLNITGVEVAPTKMWNSPLSASDAEIASYRKFWESRGIQIVAMQALLFGRNDLTIFQDVQKRKETIEYLSGIIELGGKLGATALVFGSPKNRSIVNLELEEVEQIAKDFFYDLGEVASKKGVVFCIEPNPTAYACDFITTSSQGLDLVNRVDSDGFGLHLDAAGMTMSEEAIGPSLQQAFQRLCHFHISEPNLAQIGTGGVEHQTFSKTLSELNYKGWKSVEMRAQNPDSNISGVEQALQIAIEYYAT, encoded by the coding sequence ATGAAGATAGCCATTTCTAATATTGCTTGGCAAGTACATGAAGAGGAAGCGATCGCGTCCCTCATGCAGAACCTCAACATCACGGGTGTAGAGGTTGCACCCACCAAAATGTGGAATTCTCCCTTATCCGCTAGTGATGCTGAAATTGCCTCTTACAGAAAATTTTGGGAAAGCCGAGGTATTCAGATTGTCGCCATGCAAGCTTTGCTATTTGGCAGAAATGACTTGACTATTTTCCAGGATGTTCAGAAACGAAAGGAAACTATTGAATATTTATCTGGTATCATAGAACTGGGTGGAAAGCTGGGTGCAACCGCGCTTGTGTTTGGTTCTCCGAAAAATAGAAGTATTGTCAATCTAGAACTTGAAGAAGTTGAACAAATTGCCAAAGATTTTTTTTATGATTTAGGTGAAGTAGCATCCAAAAAGGGTGTAGTTTTTTGCATCGAACCAAATCCTACTGCTTACGCTTGTGACTTTATTACGACTTCCAGTCAAGGTTTAGATCTCGTTAATAGAGTTGATAGCGATGGTTTTGGACTGCATTTAGATGCGGCTGGAATGACGATGAGTGAAGAAGCGATCGGGCCATCTCTCCAACAAGCTTTTCAGCGTTTGTGTCACTTCCATATCAGCGAACCCAATTTAGCTCAAATTGGTACAGGAGGAGTCGAGCATCAAACTTTTTCTAAAACCTTATCTGAGCTTAACTATAAAGGTTGGAAATCCGTAGAAATGAGAGCCCAAAATCCTGATTCAAATATTTCTGGCGTCGAACAAGCATTGCAAATAGCTATTGAGTATTATGCAACCTGA